CTCGAGCGCCCCAACCGCATCGCATCCATTCTCCGCTACTGGCAACACCACCCCGTCCTGTCCTACGCATTTTCCGGGCAGTATGTCGGCCCCGGATGTCAGGCACCGCGATTCGATGAGGGCCCCACCCACAGTCTCTACGAGACCGAGGTCGCCTGCGAAGGAATGGAGTCGATTCGCGGATCTTTTGACCCCTTCTGGATCGATCAGTTCCTCCACAATCTGATGACCGATGCCTCGGGCAACACCCACCGGGCGGAATTGTGCTTCGATAAATTCTACAACCCGACGGCCCCCAACGGCTGCATCGGCATTATCGAATTCCGAGCCTTTGAAACGCTTCCCGACACGGACTTGATGGCGACCGTATCGCTCCTGATCCGCACCATCATCGCCCGCCTCGTCAAACGACCTTTCGGGAGACGGCTTCGCCGCATGGGAAAACAACTCCACGACTATTTCTTCCTGCCATCCTGGCTCTGGGAGGATTTGCAGGAGGTCTGTGAAGATTTGACCAAAGCCGGGTTCCCCTTCGACCCGGAATGGCTGCGCCCAGTCTTCGAATTCCGGTTTCCCGAACGCGGAAAGATGGAAGTTTCCGGTGGAGACCTCATTCTTCGCCAAGCCTTGGAATCCTACCCTCTGATGGCCGAGGAATCACAAGGTCTCTCGACCGTCCGCAAGGTCGACAACTCTACGGATCGACTCGAAATCCTTCTGCCGGATCACAGCGTCCTCGAAAAAGGCTACCTCTTGGTCAATGGAATCGAGATGCCGTTTACGAAGCATAGCGCCGGGATGGTCTGCGGGCTCCGCTACAAATGCGCAAGCGCTCACCCTGCCCTCCATCCAAACGTTCCGATCCAGTCGCCTCTTCTCTTCGAGTGGGTCGATCAGAAAACGGGCAAGGTTGCAACCGCCGCCCGCTACCACCACTGGCACCCAACCCAACCAGTTTACGACGGCTTCCCCACTTCGGAAGAAGAGGCCGAACAGCGCCGCAAAGATCGGTGGATCCCCGCCCCCGAGAGGGAAGGACTCATCGCTCGAGGACGTCCACCACGGACTTCGCCCGAGTTCAAGGTCACCGTCGATCTTCGTCGCCAGCAATTCTAAGAGCCT
This region of Puniceicoccus vermicola genomic DNA includes:
- a CDS encoding transglutaminase family protein, whose product is MNPTSEIQDLARKVEEQLSARRVVLTMGGEPTYIPHQPRGAEWNLEAMGPEKLNYAHKMASNLLEDECPGAVALQVFGKWYPGEPLPRWNVVLLDNPGDVLWPNRDTLLLSKRDGRNHSRDATRLAKKVAEKLGLSDFLMPARNPSAPKRNTCGWVLPLDFVEEEWTSEKWPWSKENPIPLFAGDSQIGLRLPLGDLPEDALRRALTVECIDGAIHLFIPPLEWAGFRKLISFFSETVEENNLTDIILCGYGPSGAPETVRTFGLAADPGVLEINLPACTDWVSYRHNLLAADTAARKAGLTTTRLQLNGGVNGTGGGSHLAFGGTSIETNPFLERPNRIASILRYWQHHPVLSYAFSGQYVGPGCQAPRFDEGPTHSLYETEVACEGMESIRGSFDPFWIDQFLHNLMTDASGNTHRAELCFDKFYNPTAPNGCIGIIEFRAFETLPDTDLMATVSLLIRTIIARLVKRPFGRRLRRMGKQLHDYFFLPSWLWEDLQEVCEDLTKAGFPFDPEWLRPVFEFRFPERGKMEVSGGDLILRQALESYPLMAEESQGLSTVRKVDNSTDRLEILLPDHSVLEKGYLLVNGIEMPFTKHSAGMVCGLRYKCASAHPALHPNVPIQSPLLFEWVDQKTGKVATAARYHHWHPTQPVYDGFPTSEEEAEQRRKDRWIPAPEREGLIARGRPPRTSPEFKVTVDLRRQQF